A region of Saccopteryx leptura isolate mSacLep1 chromosome X, mSacLep1_pri_phased_curated, whole genome shotgun sequence DNA encodes the following proteins:
- the TLR8 gene encoding toll-like receptor 8, which produces MTLQSLLLACLFLLISDSWEFFTKTDYSRSYPCDMKRQGAAVIAECNNRRLQEVPQTVSKDVTELDLSDNLIKHITNESFQGLQALTKINLNCNVMLPPYSKNDHINKEGMNITDGAFFNLQNLTVLLLENNQLNKIPSNLPGSLRNLNLIQNNIISVTKHSTSGLKNLERLNLGWNCYFGNVCNQSFRVDGAFEEIPNLKVLILSFNNLSRVPPNLPRSLTELYLSNTNINSIGSRDFEKLENLTVLDLSGNCPRCFNAPFPCTPCAKDASIKIDDHAFQKLSKLQYLNLSSTSLRVIREIWFDNMSSLKELHLEFNYLVHEIASGNFLTKLPHLEILDLSYNYVKTQYALYLNLSPNFSNLTSLRTLHLRGYVFQELRYEDFKPLMKLSNLTTINLGVNFIKQINFSVFQHLPNLNVIYLSENRISPLVNDIRQSSANFSTVQSHVLKPRSAGNEFDPHSNFYHNTHPLMKQKCTRYGKAIDLSLNSIFFIGQKQFEAFPNISCLNLSSNGNAQALNGSEFSAVPHIKYLDLTHNKLDFDYDTALNELRELEVLDLSYNEHYFRIAGVTHRLGFIKNLTKLDFLNLSHNDIYTLTEYNLSSESLTTLDFSGNRLDVLWHAEDKRYTYIFRNLNNLTWLDLSFNNLQQIPSKAFINLPRNLTHLFINDNKLSFFNWTLLETFSHLKLLDLSGNCLYFLTDKLAKFAKSLKELILSRNHISHLPLGFLSEDSGLVHLDLSSNKLKTINRSTFPEKNTTLALLKLHGNPFDCTCDMGDFRSWMDKHQNVTIPRLTDVLCASPGDQIGKSIMSLELTTCVSDTIAAILCFFTSFITITVMLAAVAHHWFYWDVWFIYQVCLAKVKGYRALSRTRTFYDAYVSYDTKDASVTDWVINGLRSHLEESEDKNVLLCLEERDWDPGLAIIDNLMQSINQSKKTIFVLTSKYARSWSFKTAFYLALQRLMDENMDVIVFILLEPVLQHSQYLRLRQRICKSSILQWPDNPKAEGLFWQSLKNVVLTENDSRYNNFYVDSIKQY; this is translated from the coding sequence ATGACCCTTCAGTCTTTGCTTCTGGCCTGCCTTTTCCTGCTCATCTCTGATTCCTGGGAGTTCTTCACCAAAACAGATTATTCTAGAAGCTATCCGTGCGATATGAAAAGACAAGGTGCAGCTGTTATTGCAGAGTGTAACAATCGTCGACTGCAAGAAGTCCCCCAAACCGTGAGCAAAGATGTCACAGAACTAGACCTGTCTGATAACTTAATCAAACACATAACAAATGAATCATTTCAAGGGCTGCAAGCTCTTACTAAAATCAACCTAAACTGCAACGTCATGCTACCACCCTACTCTAAAAATGATCATATAAATAAAGAAGGCATGAATATTACAGACGGGGCATTCTTCAACTTACAAAACCTAACAGTTTTACTACTTGAAAACAACCAGCTAAACAAAATACCCTCTAATTTGCCAGGGTCTTTGAGAAATCTTAATCTAATTCAAAACAACATAATTTCTGTAACTAAACACAGCACTTCTGGACTTAAGAATTTGGAACGTCTCAATTTGGGCTGGAACTGCTATTTCGGCAATGTTTGTAATCAGTCCTTCCGCGTAGATGGAGCATTTGAAGAGATTCCAAATTTGAAGGTGCTAATACTATCTTTTAATAACCTTTCCCGAGTGCCACCCAACCTACCAAGATCCTTAACAGAACTTTATCTTAGCAACACCAATATCAACAGCATCGGTTCGAGGGACTTCgaaaaactggaaaatttaaCAGTACTAGATTTAAGTGGGAACTGTCCAAGGTGTTTCAATGCACCATTTCCCTGTACACCTTGTGCAAAAGATGCTTCTATCAAAATAGATGACCATGCTTTTCAGAAATTGAGCAAACTTCAATACCTCAACCTTTCTAGTACTTCCCTCCGGGTGATTCGTGAAATCTGGTTTGATAATATGTCTTCTCTGAAGGAGTTGCATCTTGAATTCAACTACTTGGTACACGAAATAGCCTCTGGGAATTTTTTAACAAAACTACCCCACTTAGAAATACTTGATTTATCTTATAACTATGTAAAGACACAATATGCACTATATCTTAATCTGTCCCCAAATTTCTCTAATCTAACATCTCTCCGGACATTGCACTTAAGAGGTTATGTGTTCCAAGAACTTAGATATGAAGATTTCAAGCCCCTGATGAAACTCTCCAATTTAACGACTATCAACTTAGGTGTTAACTTTATTAAGCAAATTAATTTTTCCGTTTTCCAACATTTACCCAACCTGAACGTCATTTACTTGTCAGAAAACAGAATATCACCCTTGGTAAATGATATCAGGCAAAGTTCTGCAAATTTCTCCACTGTCCAAAGTCATGTCCTTAAACCACGCTCAGCAGGTAATGAGTTTGACCCACATTCAAATTTTTATCACAACACCCATCCTTTAATGAAGCAAAAATGTACACGTTATGGCAAAGCCATCGATTTAAGCTTGAACAGTATTTTCTTCATTGGGCAAAAGCAATTTGAAGCTTTTCCCAACATTTCCTGCTTAAATCTGTCTTCAAATGGCAATGCTCAAGCATTAAATGGAAGTGAATTTTCAGCTGTGCCTCATATCAAATATTTGGATCTTACACACAATAAACTGGACTTCGATTATGATACTGCTTTGAATGAATTACGTGAGTTAGAAGTTCTAGATCTCAGCTACAATGAACACTATTTCAGAATAGCAGGTGTGACACACCGTCTaggatttattaaaaatttaacaaagctGGACTTTTTAAATCTGAGCCACAATGACATTTATACCCTAACAGAGTACAATCTGAGTAGTGAGTCCCTGACAACATTAGATTTCAGCGGAAACCGCCTTGACGTTCTGTGGCATGCTGAAGATAAGAGATACACATACATTTTTAGAAATCTCAATAACCTAACATGGCTTGATTTATCCTTTAATAACCTTCAGCAGATCCCAAGTAAAGCATTTATTAACTTGCCCAGGAATCTCACCCATCTATTTATAAATGATAATAAGTTAAGTTTCTTTAACTGGACATTACTCGAGACCTTTTCTCATCTCAAGTTGCTTGACTTAAGTGGAAACTGTCTATATTTTTTAACTGATAAACTAGCTAAATTTGCAAAATCTCTTAAGGAGCTAATACTGAGCAGAAACCATATTTCCCACCTGCCCTTGGGCTTTCTTTCAGAAGACAGTGGTCTGGTACACCTTGATTTAAGTTCCAACAAGCTCAAAACAATTAACAGATCCACATTTCCAGAAAAGAACACCACGTTAGCCCTTTTGAAACTACATGGAAACCCTTTTGACTGTACCTGTGACATGGGCGATTTTCGAAGTTGGATGGATAAACATCAGAATGTAACGATTCCTAGACTGACAGATGTCCTTTGTGCCAGTCCTGGGGATCAGATAGGGAAGAGTATTATGAGTCTAGAGCTAACCACGTGTGTTTCCGACACCATCGCGGCCATCTTATGTTTCTTCACATCCTTCATCACCATCACAGTTATGTTGGCTGCTGTGGCTCACCACTGGTTTTACTGGGATGTTTGGTTTATCTATCAAGTGTGTTTAGCTAAGGTCAAAGGCTACAGGGCTCTTTCCAGAACCCGCACTTTCTATGATGCTTATGTTTCCTACGACACCAAAGATGCCTCTGTGACAGACTGGGTGATCAACGGGCTGCGCTCCCACCTGGAAGAGAGTGAAGACAAAAATGTGCTCCTGTGTTTAGAGGAGAGAGACTGGGACCCGGGATTAGCCATCATCGATAACCTCATGCAGAGCATCAACCAAAGCAAGAAAACAATATTTGTTTTAACCAGTAAATATGCAAGAAGCTGGAGCTTTAAAACAGCATTCTACTTGGCCTTGCAGAGGTTAATGGATGAAAATATGGATGTGATTGTATTTATTCTGCTGGAGCCCGTGTTACAGCATTCTCAGTATCTGAGGCTGCGGCAGAGAATCTGCAAGAGTTCCATCCTCCAGTGGCCCGACAACCCCAAGGCGGAAGGCTTGTTTTGGCAAAGTCTGAAAAACGTGGTCTTGACTGAAAATGATTCACGGTATAACAATTTCTATGTTGATTCCATTAAGCAGTACTAA